In one window of Planctomycetaceae bacterium DNA:
- a CDS encoding dipeptidase has protein sequence MNNSIGRPVLKRLLAAVVILSPFSGSYGDDLTVGNTTASNRNTPIRVSEEALRIHHAGMLFDGHNDLPWEVRTKANSSFDNLDISQRQPSIHTDIPRLREGGVKAQFWSVYVPSDTMVTGDALSQTLAQISIVQQMLKRYPDDFELASTANDIERIVAEGKIASMMGVEGGHSIEGELQNLHRLYDLGCRYMTLTHSKSLEWADSATDDPRANGLSDFGLAVIAEMNKLGMVIDLSHVSPETMKQALKASKAPVMFSHSSARAITDHPRNVPDDVLKLTAANGGVVMVNFFSRFVIPTDLAVRDEEAHGTIHDVVDHIEHIIRIAGEDHVGLGSDFDGVPRLPDQLESVATYPRISQELVNRGYNARQIQKLLGGNMMRVLKRTEEVAVQLKANE, from the coding sequence ATGAACAACTCCATCGGCAGACCGGTTTTGAAGAGACTGCTCGCAGCAGTCGTGATCCTGTCTCCATTTTCCGGCAGTTATGGTGACGACCTCACCGTGGGAAACACCACGGCATCGAATCGCAACACCCCCATCAGAGTCTCAGAAGAAGCATTACGTATTCACCATGCGGGCATGCTGTTTGACGGCCACAATGACCTGCCATGGGAAGTACGAACGAAGGCCAATTCCAGCTTCGACAATCTGGATATCTCTCAGCGCCAGCCCTCCATACATACAGACATCCCTCGCCTTCGTGAAGGTGGTGTCAAAGCGCAGTTCTGGTCTGTTTACGTCCCGTCAGACACGATGGTTACGGGCGACGCGTTGTCTCAGACCCTTGCACAAATCAGCATCGTGCAGCAGATGCTGAAGCGATACCCCGACGACTTCGAACTGGCCAGCACGGCAAACGATATCGAACGTATCGTTGCTGAAGGAAAAATTGCGTCGATGATGGGAGTCGAGGGTGGCCATAGTATTGAAGGTGAGCTTCAAAACCTTCACCGGCTTTATGATCTCGGCTGCCGCTACATGACGCTCACCCATTCGAAGTCCCTTGAGTGGGCGGATTCCGCAACGGACGATCCCAGAGCGAACGGTCTGTCAGATTTCGGCCTGGCCGTTATTGCCGAAATGAACAAACTGGGAATGGTGATTGATTTGTCACACGTATCTCCAGAGACCATGAAGCAGGCACTCAAAGCCTCGAAAGCTCCGGTAATGTTCTCGCATTCGTCCGCTCGTGCGATCACGGATCACCCCCGCAATGTGCCGGATGATGTTCTGAAACTGACGGCGGCCAATGGCGGGGTTGTGATGGTCAATTTCTTTTCCCGGTTCGTGATTCCGACGGATCTGGCAGTACGTGACGAAGAAGCACACGGAACGATCCATGATGTTGTGGATCATATCGAACACATCATTCGTATCGCTGGTGAAGATCATGTTGGTCTGGGATCTGATTTTGACGGTGTCCCCCGGTTGCCGGACCAGCTGGAATCTGTTGCCACCTATCCACGCATTTCTCAGGAACTTGTGAACCGGGGGTACAACGCCCGGCAGATTCAAAAGCTCCTTGGCGGTAATATGATGCGTGTCCTGAAACGGACAGAGGAAGTCGCTGTGCAACTGAAAGCAAATGAATGA
- a CDS encoding DUF1501 domain-containing protein, which yields MPMPHSYSAARRWFLHQCGIGLGSIAANSLLAATNPASAGVSTSDGMGDANPLAPRSPHIAPRAKNVIFLFMAGAPSHLELFDNKPQLAKYNGTLPPAELLKGYRAAFINPNSTLLGPKFAFDRHGACGAELSELLPHLAKVVDDIAIVKSMVTDGFNHAPAQIQMSTGSLQFGKPSLGAWSLYGLGSESQDLPGFVVFSTGKKGPSGGSANWGSGFLPTLYQGVEFRTTGDPVLYLSNPRGVDRALQRESLDVINQINASRLQDVGDPEIATRINAFEMAYRMQATAPDVMDISSEPQHVLDLYGAKPGEPSFANTCLLARRLVQRGVRFVEIFHEAWDQHGNLVNDLRKNCKDTDQASAALIADLKQQGMLDDTLVIWGGEFGRTPMVQGGNDGRDHHPNAFTMWLAGGGIKGGVTLGESDEFGFNATVDRVHVRDLHATILHLLGFHHKQLSFPFQGLDQRLTGVEECRVVQQILS from the coding sequence ATGCCGATGCCACATAGTTACTCTGCCGCACGACGCTGGTTTCTGCATCAGTGCGGTATCGGGCTTGGCAGCATCGCGGCCAACTCGCTGCTTGCCGCGACGAATCCCGCGTCGGCCGGTGTTTCGACTTCGGACGGGATGGGAGACGCAAATCCGTTGGCGCCCCGGAGCCCACACATCGCGCCAAGGGCAAAGAACGTCATATTTCTGTTCATGGCTGGCGCGCCCAGTCACCTTGAGCTGTTCGACAACAAGCCACAATTGGCGAAATATAACGGAACACTTCCTCCTGCCGAACTTCTGAAGGGGTACAGGGCCGCATTCATTAACCCCAATTCGACATTGCTCGGGCCAAAATTCGCATTTGACCGCCATGGAGCCTGCGGCGCGGAACTCTCTGAGCTGCTGCCGCACCTGGCAAAGGTCGTAGACGACATCGCCATCGTTAAATCGATGGTGACCGACGGATTCAATCACGCACCAGCCCAGATTCAGATGAGCACCGGATCGCTCCAGTTCGGCAAACCAAGCCTCGGCGCCTGGTCTCTGTACGGTCTGGGATCTGAATCTCAGGACCTGCCCGGATTTGTCGTGTTCAGCACAGGCAAGAAAGGCCCGAGTGGAGGCTCAGCAAATTGGGGAAGCGGATTTCTTCCAACGCTTTATCAGGGCGTGGAATTCAGGACCACCGGAGATCCGGTACTGTATCTCAGCAATCCGCGCGGTGTCGATCGTGCACTGCAAAGAGAATCCCTGGATGTCATCAACCAGATCAATGCGTCGCGTCTTCAGGACGTCGGCGATCCGGAGATTGCCACACGCATCAACGCCTTTGAGATGGCATACAGAATGCAGGCGACCGCCCCGGATGTCATGGACATCTCCAGTGAACCGCAGCACGTGCTGGATTTGTATGGAGCAAAGCCGGGTGAACCTTCGTTTGCGAATACCTGCCTGCTGGCCAGACGGCTCGTCCAGCGAGGTGTTCGATTCGTCGAAATCTTCCATGAAGCCTGGGACCAGCACGGCAATCTGGTCAACGACCTCAGGAAGAACTGCAAAGACACCGACCAGGCCAGTGCTGCGCTGATTGCAGATCTGAAACAGCAGGGAATGCTGGACGACACGCTCGTGATTTGGGGAGGCGAATTCGGCCGAACGCCGATGGTTCAGGGCGGCAATGATGGTCGGGATCATCACCCGAACGCCTTTACCATGTGGCTGGCGGGAGGTGGTATCAAGGGCGGTGTGACACTTGGTGAGAGTGACGAATTTGGATTCAACGCCACTGTCGACCGCGTTCATGTTCGCGACCTGCACGCAACAATTCTGCACTTGCTGGGTTTCCATCACAAACAACTCTCATTTCCGTTTCAGGGTCTCGACCAACGATTGACGGGTGTTGAAGAATGCCGCGTCGTCCAACAAATCCTTTCGTAG
- a CDS encoding Rieske (2Fe-2S) protein, with product MSTPVELIAAAEIPLGESREIVAAGRIFAVYNVDGTFHVMDGICPHAGGPLGKGMLRNNIVTCPWHGWQFDVTTGKHCLNDRICQPTIPSQIVEGVVVAMLAE from the coding sequence ATGAGCACGCCTGTTGAACTGATAGCTGCGGCCGAGATTCCCCTTGGTGAATCTCGAGAGATTGTGGCCGCCGGTCGAATCTTTGCTGTTTACAACGTGGATGGAACGTTCCACGTCATGGATGGAATCTGCCCGCATGCCGGGGGCCCCCTGGGAAAAGGGATGTTGCGAAACAACATCGTGACCTGCCCGTGGCATGGATGGCAATTTGACGTCACCACCGGGAAACATTGCCTCAATGATCGAATTTGCCAGCCGACGATTCCCAGTCAGATCGTTGAAGGGGTCGTGGTAGCCATGCTGGCAGAATAG